From one Erinaceus europaeus chromosome 4, mEriEur2.1, whole genome shotgun sequence genomic stretch:
- the LOC132538207 gene encoding collagen alpha-1(II) chain-like, whose product MHGTREAPRLPTPDTLETREDPNRCSRPFAGACLAKESWPFGGERREIKPPQVGGDEQVTVHLKPSCSLRESERQGPSGEEASAHWPPQLPVRRHPGTWGRLGGGTLRCSGQLERVAGAGLGNSASRAGGRQDGGCRRGSLLFSSPLTRLLLPRHRPRSREELSNQLHPLLEALCFPPPVPCAVSSSRRPRCPRPSVRPPPHHPHYLSRRPGPTVRGPRARTGRPSSRSVRPGDPKAASSRAGLRGHRRSPSRPALGPRPGHRRRSRGRRGNGGAAAAAATEPSRGEGGISPQAGSAPPASPRHLHPFPRSLPGSAGSPAEHERERERGKSRGGIPPPVAGVAAAGVAAAGAAERSAEPPPPPPRATVSRSASRWRCGRGWGAERSGADSGCAPAAARAPRLPGSPAPGPRSPPGEPGEDAEGVRVRPGKT is encoded by the exons aTGCATGGCACCAGGGAAGCTCCACGACTG CCCACACCAGATACTCTGGAGACAAGGGAGGACCCCAACCGCTGCTCCCGCCCCTTCGCAGGGGCATGTCTTGCAAAAGAATCTTGGCCCTTcggtggagaaaggagggaaataaaACCTCCCCAGGTAGGAGGGGACGAGCAAGTCACAGTGCATCTGAAGCCGAGTTGTAGCCTCAGAGAAAGCGAGCGCCAGGGGCCCAGCGGAGAAGAGGCGAGCGCCCATTGGCCGCCTCAGCTGCCAGTCAggaggcacccagggacctggggcCGCTTAGGGGGTGGAACGCTTCGCTGCTCTGGCCAATTGGAGCGTGTGGCGGGGGCGGGGCTCGGCAACTCCGCTTCCAGGGCTGGGGGGAGACAAGATGGCGGCTGCAGGAGGGGGTCCTTGCTTTTCAGCTCCCCCCTCACCCGCCTTCTCCTTCCCCGCCACCGCCCTCGCTCCAGGGAAGAGCTTTCGAACCAACTGCACCCACTTCTGGAAGCACTCTGCTTCCCTCCTCCTGTCCCCTGCGCAGTCTCGAGCTCCCGTAGGCCCCGGTGCCCCCGCCCCTctgtccgcccccccccccaccacccccattaCCTCAGCCGCCGGCCCGGCCCCACCGTTCGGGGCCCCAGAGCGCGGACGGGCCGGCCGTCGAGCAGGTCGGTGCGGCCCGGGGATCCGAAAGCGGCCTCCTCCCGCGCTGGCCTCCGCGGTCACCGCCGTAGCCCTTCCCGGCCAGCGCTGGGGCCCCGGCCCGGCCACCGCCGCCGCTcccgggggaggagggggaatggaggcgccgccgccgccgccgccacggaGCCCAGCCGAGGGGAGGGAGGGATCAGCCCCCAGGCAGGATCCGCCCCTCCGGCCTCCCCCCGCCACCTCCACCCCTTCCCTCGCTCCCTCCCTGGCTCCGCGGGTTCTCCCGCGGAACACGAGCGAGAGCGCGAAAGGGGGAAAAGCAGGGGGGGAATCCCCCCGCCCGTGGCCGGCGTGGCTGCGGCCGGCGTGGCGGCGGCCGGGGCGGCGGAGAGGAGCgcggagccgccgccgccgccgccacgggCCACGGTCTCCCGCTCGGCCTCACGGTGGCGGTGCGGACGCGGCTGGGGCGCAGAGCGCAGCGGAGCAGACTCGGGGTGTGCGCCCGCCGCGGCCCGGGCTCCCCGGCTCCCCGGCTCCCCGGCTCCCGGTCCCCGCTCGCCGCCGGGGGAGCCCGGCGAAGATGCGGAGGGTGTTCGCGTCCGGCCGGGAAAGACctag